One window of the Terriglobia bacterium genome contains the following:
- a CDS encoding PilZ domain-containing protein — MRSSVRFPLHLPVAVRAEQTERKAETLNISAGGVLIEMNEDLDVGSRIEFTIYVPGPRLGSPKDVLVSCVGRVVRCSPEGEHSAVAAVIDEYQILR, encoded by the coding sequence ATGCGTAGTTCAGTTCGCTTCCCCCTGCATCTGCCGGTCGCAGTCCGAGCGGAGCAAACCGAGCGCAAGGCCGAGACGTTGAATATTTCGGCCGGTGGCGTTCTGATTGAGATGAACGAGGACCTCGATGTCGGCAGCCGAATCGAGTTCACCATTTACGTGCCGGGTCCCCGGCTGGGGTCCCCAAAAGATGTTCTGGTGAGTTGTGTGGGGCGCGTGGTACGCTGCTCACCGGAAGGCGAACACAGTGCCGTGGCTGCGGTCATCGATGAATATCAAATTCTTCGGTGA
- a CDS encoding response regulator transcription factor — translation MANDATPITGHESVQEEHKSGSSIRLIIADTEPIFRVGIRKVVALEDDIRVVAQTETLPQTLASLNKFPADVLLFGTTMTPNPADAVTELMKGHDNLKIVLVSPELGEEQTVDFLRRGVRGIVTRSVSPDLLVKCVKKVHQGETWLDNQGVNWVIEAYRAQASQLTGPRPKVRLTEKELLIIAGVTQGMKNKDIAHEVGTTEQVVKNYLRKVYDKLGVSDRLELALYCMHHRLLEGLRKNQQQAAATPEPHAPEQVQQS, via the coding sequence ATGGCGAATGACGCCACGCCCATAACCGGACACGAGTCCGTTCAAGAAGAACACAAATCCGGGTCATCCATACGGCTGATCATTGCAGACACTGAACCGATTTTTCGTGTCGGCATCCGTAAAGTGGTGGCGCTGGAAGACGATATCCGTGTCGTTGCGCAGACGGAGACGCTGCCGCAGACGCTCGCTTCCCTTAATAAATTCCCTGCAGATGTGCTGTTGTTCGGCACCACGATGACGCCGAACCCAGCCGATGCCGTGACCGAACTGATGAAAGGTCACGACAATCTGAAGATCGTCCTGGTATCGCCGGAGCTGGGTGAAGAGCAGACTGTCGACTTTCTACGGCGCGGAGTACGCGGGATTGTGACGCGATCTGTTTCTCCCGACTTGCTGGTGAAGTGCGTGAAGAAGGTCCATCAGGGCGAGACGTGGCTTGATAACCAGGGAGTTAACTGGGTAATCGAGGCGTACCGGGCGCAGGCTTCGCAACTGACCGGGCCGCGGCCGAAAGTCCGGCTAACGGAGAAGGAACTACTGATCATCGCTGGTGTGACCCAGGGCATGAAGAATAAGGATATCGCCCACGAGGTCGGGACGACCGAGCAGGTGGTGAAGAACTATCTCCGCAAGGTGTATGACAAGTTAGGAGTGTCCGACCGGCTTGAACTCGCGCTCTACTGCATGCATCACCGGCTGCTGGAAGGGTTGCGCAAAAACCAGCAACAAGCTGCGGCCACACCTGAGCCGCACGCACCCGAGCAAGTGCAGCAGTCATAG
- the bfr gene encoding bacterioferritin: MKGDKKVIELLNEVLKAELTAINQYFLHAEMCENWGYERLGKLIRKESIEEMTHAEKLIERILYLDGTPNMSDYFKINIGATVEQQFRNDVELEYTAVKRLNNGIPTCVSAGDNGSRELLEKILTDEEHHIDWLEAQLHAVGEIGIANYLTEQLKDEKE, encoded by the coding sequence ATGAAAGGCGATAAAAAAGTCATTGAGCTGCTGAACGAAGTGCTGAAGGCAGAATTGACGGCGATCAACCAGTATTTTCTTCATGCGGAGATGTGCGAGAACTGGGGGTACGAGCGACTGGGAAAGCTGATCCGGAAGGAGTCGATCGAGGAGATGACGCACGCGGAGAAGCTGATCGAGCGGATTCTGTACCTCGATGGCACCCCGAACATGAGCGACTACTTCAAGATCAACATCGGCGCGACCGTGGAGCAGCAGTTCAGGAATGACGTTGAGTTGGAGTACACGGCGGTGAAGCGGCTGAACAACGGGATTCCGACGTGCGTTTCGGCGGGCGACAACGGTTCGCGCGAACTGCTCGAAAAAATTCTGACGGACGAAGAACACCACATCGACTGGCTGGAAGCGCAACTGCACGCTGTCGGGGAGATCGGGATCGCAAACTATCTGACGGAGCAGTTGAAGGACGAGAAAGAATAA